TCTTTAAAAACCCAAGCAATAATTCTGTAGGGCAATTTCCGGCGGCTCTACCTAATCCATAAATCGACCCATCCACATAATTTGCATTATGAATAATTGCTTCAATCGTATTTCCAAAAGCAAGCTGCTGATTGTTATGCGCATGCATCCCAACTTCTTTAGATTTTAAAATATCTTTTGCCTTCTTAATTAAGAACTCTGTTGTCTCCTGATATAATGAGCCGAAACTATCAACTATATAAACAATCTTCGCCTTACATTCTTTTTCTAACTGCTCCAAGGCTTCTGTTAATTCATTATCAAGGGCGCGCGAAATTGCCATAATATTTACTGCAGTCTCATACCCCTTATCGCTAAAGTGATTTGCTAAGAAAATTGCTTTATCAACATCTTTAACGTAAGTTGCAACTCTAATCATATCAACCGGGCTGTCTTTCTTAGGCAAAACATCTTCCACGTCAACTCTATCAACATCAACCATAACAGAAATCTTTGTCTGCGATTTAATTCCATGGATTACCTCTTTTATGTCACCGTCTTCGCAGAATTTCCATTTACCATATTCTTTCTGGTTAAAAAGGCGCTTTGAGTTTTTATAACCAATCTCCATATAATCTATGCCTGCCTCGGAAATTGCTTTGTAAACCGCGCGCACAAAATGCATGTCAAAATCATGGTTATTCATTAACCCGCCGTCGCGAATCGTGCAATCCAATACTTTAATTTTTTCCCTGAACATGTTGCCTCCTAAAATAATCTTAATAGATTTTTTCCGACGATTTGACTTAATTTATATCTTTAAAGTTTAACATAATCTTTATGAACGTGCAAGCGGGAATAAGGACAGTATAAAAAAAGGGCTAGCTTATAAAGCTAGCCCTTAAAGTATAAGGGGCATCTACCTACTCTCACATATCCTTACGAATACACTACCATCGGCCTTGGAGAGCTTAACTTCCGTATTCGGAATGGGAACGGGTGTTTCCTCTCCAGCATAAATACCCCAAGTCTTAAAAAAACTTCTACAACTATAATTCAAGTTGATAAAACTACTATTATAACCTTGGATCAGTTACTCCTTGCTTTCAATACTTTTGCTTAAAGAAAGCTCGGAGTTATCCTCTCTTAAAATTAAGAAAGAATAAAGGCCAAGCCAATTGGCTATTAGTACGCATTAGCTTAAACTCTTACGA
This sequence is a window from Candidatus Omnitrophota bacterium. Protein-coding genes within it:
- a CDS encoding aldolase catalytic domain-containing protein yields the protein MFREKIKVLDCTIRDGGLMNNHDFDMHFVRAVYKAISEAGIDYMEIGYKNSKRLFNQKEYGKWKFCEDGDIKEVIHGIKSQTKISVMVDVDRVDVEDVLPKKDSPVDMIRVATYVKDVDKAIFLANHFSDKGYETAVNIMAISRALDNELTEALEQLEKECKAKIVYIVDSFGSLYQETTEFLIKKAKDILKSKEVGMHAHNNQQLAFGNTIEAIIHNANYVDGSIYGLGRAAGNCPTELLLGFLKNPKYDIRPILDVISKEFVPLQKKIEWGYFIPYAITGILDEHPRTAIALRESDKKENYREYYESFVGEAEE